The following proteins come from a genomic window of Montipora foliosa isolate CH-2021 chromosome 2, ASM3666993v2, whole genome shotgun sequence:
- the LOC137986898 gene encoding uncharacterized protein has translation MDEYQQIKLNKEKTEFLFIHSKFRLQHCLPSICFGQDTVQPSQTARNIGVTFDSTMSMLPHINTVCKSAFYHLRNLSRIRKFISTETAKTLVHAFISSKLDHCNSLLYNLPKYAVKKLQYVQNADARLITFSSKFNHITPILKDLHWLPINERIKFKILILTFKALHGLSPSYIQELIPLYRPSRTLRSSTSLRLNPTSYNLKSYGSRAFAVASPQLWNDLPEQIKNSDNLHTFKTRLKTYLFKEIFV, from the exons ATGGATGAGTATcaacaaataaaattgaataaagaaaaaactgagTTCCTCTTTATTCACTCTAAATTTAGACTACAGCACTGCTTGCCGTCAATCTGCTTTGGTCAAGACACCGTCCAGCCTTCTCAAACTGCCAGGAATATTGGTGTCACTTTTGACAGTACCATGTCAATGCTGCCTCATATTAATACCGTATGTAAATCTGCATTCTATCACCTTCGTAATCTATCACGTATCAGAAAATTTATATCAACGGAAACTGCCAAAACACTTGTGCATGCCTTTATCTCATCCAAACTTGACCACTGCAACTCCCTTCTGTACAATCTTCCGAAATATGCTGTTAAAAAACTACAGTATGTACAAAACGCCGACGCGCGCTTAATAACTTTTTCCTCGAAATTCAACCATATTACTCCCATCTTGAAAGATCTACACTGGTTACCAATTAATGAACGCATAAAGTTTAAGATTCTAATTCTCACTTTCAAGGCTTTGCATGGTTTGTCTCCCTCGTACATACAAGAACTgatacc TCTCTACCGTCCTTCAAGAACCCTCCGCTCATCTACATCGCTCCGTCTTAACCCTACCAGCTATAATTTGAAGTCTTATGGATCTAGAGCTTTCGCTGTCGCCTCGCCACAACTTTGGAACGATCTCCCAGAACAAATAAAAAACTCTGATAATCTCCACACTTTCAAAACACgacttaaaacttatttattcaaGGAAATTTTTGTATAA